Proteins from one Gallus gallus isolate bGalGal1 chromosome 15, bGalGal1.mat.broiler.GRCg7b, whole genome shotgun sequence genomic window:
- the SELENOM gene encoding selenoprotein M precursor (UGA stop codon recoded as selenocysteine; The RefSeq protein has 1 substitution, 1 non-frameshifting indel compared to this genomic sequence) gives MRRAALAALLLLAAAAGIERRPPRGLARGKVETCGGURLSRLPEVKAFVSQDIPLYHNLEMKHLPGADPELVLLSFRYEELERIPLSDMTREEINQLVQELGFYRKETPEAPVPEEFQFAPAKPLPTLTPRRAPAADGKTLSEQDKKDHPDL, from the exons ATGCGGCGGGCGGCGCTGgccgcgctgctgctgctggcggcggcggcggggatcGAGCGGCGGCCGCCCCGGGGCTTGGCGAGGGGCAAAGTGGAG ACGTGCGGTGGGTGACGGCTGAGCCGGCTGCCGGAG GTGAAGGCCTTCGTCAGCCAGGACATCCCGCTGTA CCATAACCTGGAGATGAAGCACCTGCCCGGCGCCGACCCTGAGCTCGTGCTGCTTAGCTTCAGATACGAGGAGCTGGAG AGAATCCCCCTGAGCGACATGACCCGGGAGGAGATCAACCAGCTGGTGCAGGAGCTGGGCTTCTACCGCAAGGAGACTCCCGAAGCTCCTGTGCCCGAGGAGTTCCAGTTTGCCCCTGCCAAGCCACTGCCCACCCTAACACCCCGCAGGGCTCCTGCAGCTGACGGCAAGACCCTGTCTGAACAGGACAAGGACCACCCAGACCTGTAA
- the INPP5J gene encoding phosphatidylinositol 4,5-bisphosphate 5-phosphatase A, with protein MERGRRGSAEQGPAALGSRPVSPRSPSPAVGPPALLVHFGPEVSTPPPAARRSSRPDAAFEPFPPRPSPDGAQPGCGRPDERVPGRAAQPPAPDAGRAQPEPLPVPALPPLGPGVPSGRASVLGPELGPAERDVPGKPLPKAESSDRISAWAAPRAVGLPKAVSSEFLSAGRVGLGKAVALSKPEPEELPLFGRCGASLSPTSSGGSSDAFLGCPGTAVEDGAFRITVVTWNVGTAMPPNDVTSLLHLNTGETNDADMIAIGLQEVNSKINKRLKDALFTDQWSELFMDVLSPFHFVLVSTVRMQGVILLVFAKYYHLPFLQDIQTDCTRTGLGGYWGNKGGVSVRLSIFGHMVCFLNCHLPAHLEKAEQRKEDFATILHMQQFEGRAASGILDHDLVFWFGDLNFRIESLDIRFVKYAIDNNILSQLWEKDQLNIAKSTWPVLSGFQEGPLNFPPTFKFDVGTNKYDSSAKKRKPAWTDRILWKIKSPSSGAGGRRPSRGVLSVSQLCYCSHMEYTVSDHKPVAAIFAVQFASKADKPLVEIYVADEWIRPEQAVVKYKMAAGFHRSSWDWIGLYRVGFRHPKDYVSYVWARSDDGERCIEKQLCTQVMFSEEALPKGKGEYILGYYSNTSSSIVGVTEPFQISLPRSEEGSSATDSSGSSSEEEDDSTLVLLAPKSRSPSPGKMKRHRSRSPSLAKFQGLILRPSSRDRGSSRSPSPQSRRGLTGDIPAIHLPQLELGRRGSKAKESGQVANSQEGSPGSFYQTVREQPCIARRAAVDNPLARADPRNLGLLPALRLETIDQAMGRRRESADQGYPCRRMSPTSPPCSTSPKEGGSPRELDGYSCTMGR; from the exons ATggagcggggccggcggggCAGCGCGGAGCAGGGCCCGGCCGCCCTGGGCTCGCGGCCCGTCTCCCCGCGCAGCCCCTCGCCCGCCGTCGGCCCCCCCGCGCTGCTCGTCCATTTCGGCCCCGAGGTCTCgaccccgccgcccgccgctcGGAGGAGCTCCCGGCCCGACGCCGCCTTCGAGCCGTTCCCCCCGCGCCCGTCGCCCGATGGAGCCCAGCCCGGCTGCGGGCGGCCCGACGAGCGGGtaccgggccgggccgcgcagCCCCCGGCGCCGGACGCGGGCAGGGCCCAGCCCGAGCCGCTCCCGGTGCCCGCGCTGCCGCCCCTCGGGCCGGGCGTCCCCTCGGGCCGCGCCTCGGTGCTGGGCCCGGAGCTCGGCCCCGCGGAGCGCGACGTGCCCGGCAAGCCGCTGCCCAAAGCCGAGTCCAGCGACCGCATCTCGGCCTGGGCGGCCCCCcgcgctgtggggctgcccaAGGCCGTGTCCAGCGAGTTCCTCTCCGCCGGGCGCGTCGGGCTGGGCAAGGCGGTGGCCCTCTCCAAGCCGGAGCCCGAGGAGCTGCCCCTGTTCGGGAGGTGCGGGGCGTCCCTCAGCCCTACGAGCTCCGGCGGATCCTCCGATGCTTTCCTGGGCTGCCCGGGGACGGCCGTGGAGGACGGAGCGTTCCG CATCACAGTGGTCACCTGGAACGTGGGCACAGCCATGCCCCCCAATGATGTGACGTCACTGTTGCATCTCAACACGGGCGAGACGAATGACGCAGACATGATCGCCATTGG gctgcaggaggtgaaCTCCAAGATAAACAAACGCCTGAAGGACGCCCTGTTCACAGATCAGTGGAGTGAGCTCTTCATGGATGTCCTGAGCCCCTTCCACTTTGTGTTG GTCAGCACAGTGCGGATGCAAGGTGTGATCCTGCTGGTGTTTGCCAAGTACTACCACCTCCCCTTCCTGCAGGACATCCAGACAGACTGCACTAGGACAGGGCTGGGCGGCTACTGG GGCAACAAAGGAGGGGTGAGTGTCCGTCTCTCCATCTTTGGGCACATGGTGTGCTTCCTGAACTGCCACCTGCCAGCACACCTGGAGAAGGCGGAGCAGCGCAAGGAGGACTTTGCCACCATACTGCACATGCAGCAGTTTGAGGGAAGGGcagccagtggcatcctggaCCATGA CCTCGTCTTCTGGTTTGGGGACCTCAATTTCCGCATTGAGAGCCTCGACATCCGCTTTGTCAAGTACGCCATTGACAACAACATCCTGAGCCAGCTCTGGGAGAAGGACCAG CTGAACATTGCCAAAAGCACTTGGCCTGTCCTGAGCGGCTTTCAGGAGGGACCCCTCAACTTCCCCCCCACGTTCAAGTTTGATGTGGGCACCAACAAGTACGACAGCAG TGCCAAGAAGCGAAAACCCGCCTGGACTGACCGCATCCTTTGGAAGATCAAATCTCCCAGCTCTGGCGCGGGCGGGCGCCGGCCCAGCCGGGGTGTGCTGTCGGTGAGCCAGCTCTGCTACTGCAGCCACATGGAGTACACGGTCAGCGACCACAAGCCGGTAGCTGCCATCTTCGCCGTGCAG TTTGCTTCCAAGGCAGACAAGCCCCTGGTGGAGATCTATGTGGCTGATGAGTGGATCAGGCCTGAGCAAGCAGTTGTCAAGTACAAGATGGCTGCTGGCTTCCACCGGAGCTCCTGGGACTGGATTGGCCTCTACCGG gtgGGTTTTCGGCATCCTAAAGACTACGTGTCCTACGTTTGGGCCAGGAGCGATGATGGAGAGCGCTGCATAGAGAAGCAGCTGTGCACACAG GTGATGTTCTCAGAGGAAGCACTGCCCAAAGGGAAGGGAGAGTACATCCTTGGCTACTACAGCAACACCTCCAGCAGCATCGTGGGCGTGACAGAGCCCTTCCAG ATCTCCCTGCCTCGGTCCGAGGAGGGCAGCAGCGCTACGGACAGCTCGGGCAGCAGCTCGGAGGAGGAGGATGACAGCACGCTTGTCCTGCTGGCCCCCAAATCCCGCAGCCCCAGCCCGGGCAAGATGAAGCGACACCGGAGCCgcagccccagcctggccaAGTTCCAGGGTCTCATCCTGCGCCCATCGAGCCGTGACCGGGGCAGCAGCCGGAGCCCCTCGCCCCAGAGCCGCCGTGGCCTCACCGGGGACATCCCTGCCATCCACCTGCCCCAGCTGGAGCTGGGACGCCGAGGATCCAAAGCCAAGGAATCGGGGCAGGTGGCCAacagccaggagggcagccCGGGCTCCTTCTACCAGACTGTGCGGGAGCAGCCGTGCATTGCCCGGCGTGCTGCTGTTGACAACCCTCTGGCCAGGGCTGACCCCAGGAACCTGGGCCTGCTGCCTGCGCTCCGCCTGGAAACCATTGACCAAGCCATGGGCCGACGGAGGGAGAGTGCAGACCAGGGCTACCCCTGCCGCAGGATGAGCCCCACCAGCCCTCCCTGTAGCACTTCCCCAAAGGAAGGGGGCAGCCCCCGGGAGCTGGATGGTTACAGCTGTACCATGGGGCGCTGA
- the PLA2G3 gene encoding group 3 secretory phospholipase A2 isoform X1, with protein MHWARRSARPRAGLGRGLGHVSGAGSPTERRVGPRGEGQSGGGRGAVISQTQPNSAVPGALAVGRAAARGCEHSLGTGAGCTWRAQGTRGSPRACRGAGPPHPLGDPAGAAWQPRDLRDIEGGAGPPRHCGFCPSCATAEPRCGAAKPRAVPPPPPPPAVPAPRGAPRSQRCATREGSHAPGGAGRGRARRGPISARSAGGGAGLKAAAAAGGARGMWARAVLAGAALLAACARAWPGGAVCAHRVVAAGGARYAAFLSAGPGPPALVEGAWGGRGKLRGCWARRDPRVLRAFLAACARRPSAAPAPALRRDVAALWRRRAACAEPAPHRGSRRRRRGWTVPGTLWCGAGDSAGNSSELGTGLFRDPDRCCREHDRCGAQIAALQFNFGIRNYRPHTVSHCDCDAAFRRCLRALNDTISDLIGVTFFDLLEVPCFVLRRAEQCVRWHWWGGCERYAVVPMATMVRQSPYGTVAPAAVGSSACGAQPGAVGAAERCEAVPASAAGGRRGLGRLCRAYRHLDRCEHRIAPREAKYGLRNGGARTLFHCNCTRRMVRSLRRARGPGGVEPPLLAERIAARCFVLEPQPECGTERRSGGCVTEARAVLIRARHLRTTLRRRGAERREWDAQESGGDALYERCRRVALEQGMGAPQHPAPR; from the exons ATGCATTGGGCGCGGAGAAGCGCCCGGCCCCGTGCCGGCCTTGGCCGCGGCCTTGGCCACGTCAGCGGAGCCGGGAGCCCGACGGAGCGACGCGTGGGGCCGCGGGGTGAAGGGCAGAGCGGTGGCGGCCGCGGTGCCGTTATCTCCCAGACACAGCCGAACTCGGCGGTCCCCGGAGCGCTCGCGGTTGGCCGTgccgcggcgcggggctgcgagCACAGCCTGGGCACAGGTGCCGGGTGCACGTGGAGAGCTCAGGGGACACGCGGCTCCCCCCGGGCCTGTCGCGGGGCTGGGCCCCCCCACCCGCTCGGTGACCCCGCGGGCGCCGCGTGGCAGCCGCGGGACCTTCGTGACATCgagggcggcgcggggccgccgcggCACTGCGGGTTCTGCCCCTCGTGTGCCACCGCGGAGCCCCGATGTGGGGCGGCGAAGCCCCGcgcggtgccccccccccccccgcctcccgcAGTCCCGGCCCCGCGCGGGGCGCCGCGCTCACAGAGGTGCGCCACGCGGGAGGGCTCCCACGCtccgggcggggcggggcggggccgggcgcggcgcGGACCAATCAGCGCTCGGAGcgccggcggcggcgcgggcttaaaggcggcggcggcggcggggggcgcgcGCGGGATGTGGGCGCGCGCGGTGTTGGCGGGAGCGGCGCTGCTGGCCGCGTGCGCGCGTGCCTGGCCCGGCGGAGCGGTGTGCGCGCATCGGGTggtggcggcgggcggcgcgcgCTACGCGGCCTTCCtgagcgcggggccggggccgcccgcgTTGGTGGAGGGCGCGTGGGGCGGGCGCGGAAAGCTGCGGGGCTGCTGGGCGCGGCGCGATCCCCGCGTGCTCCGCGCTTTCCTCGCCGCCTGCGCGCGCCGCCCGTCCGCCGCTCCCGCGCCCGCGCTGCGCCGGGACGTGGCCGCGCTgtggcggcggcgggcggcgtGCGCAGAgcccgcaccgcaccgcggGAGCCGGAGGCGGCGGAGGGGTTGGACGGTGCCGGGGACGCTGTGGTGCGGGGCCGGGGACTCGGCCGGGAACTCCTCCGAGCTGGGTACGG GTCTGTTCCGCGACCCCGACCGCTGCTGCCGGGAGCACGATCGGTGCGGGGCGCAGATCGCGGCGCTGCAGTTCAACTTCGGCATCCGCAACTACCGCCCGCACACCGTCAGTCACTGCGACTGCGACGCCGCGTTCCGCCGCTGCCTGCGGGCCCTCAACGACACCATCTCCGACCTCATCGGAGTCACCTTCTTCGACCTCCTGGAGGTGCCGTGCTTCGTGCTGCGGCGCGCCGAGCAGTGCGTGCGCTGGCACTGGTGGGGCGG CTGCGAGCGGTACGCGGTGGTGCCGATGGCCACGATGGTGCGGCAGAGCCCCTACGGCACCGTGGCCCCTGCGGCCGTCGGGAGCTCTGCGTGCGGCGCGCAGCCCGGAGCCGTCGGAGCGGCGGAGCGGTGTGAGGCCGTCCCGGCGAGCGCCGCGGGCGGACGGAGGG GGCTGGGGAGGCTGTGCAGAGCCTACCGGCACTTGGATCGCTGCGAGCACCGCATCGCGCCCCGCGAGGCGAAGTACGGGCTGCGGAACGGCGGTGCGCGGACGCTCTTCCACTGCAACTGCACCCGCAG AATGGTGCGGTCCCTGCGCAGGGCGAGGGGCCCCGGAGGCGTGGAGCCGCCGCTCCTGGCGGAGCGCATCGCCGCGCGCTGCTTCGTGTTGGAACCGCAGCCCGAGTGCGGAACGGAGCGCCGGAGCGG CGGCTGTGTCACCGAAGCCCGGGCCGTGCTGATACGCGCACGGCATCTGAGGACCACTCTGCGGCGCCGCGGTGCTGAACGTCGGGAGTGGGACGCGCAGGAGAGCGGCGGTGACGCTCTGTACGAGCGATGCCGGCGGGTGGCCCTGGAGCAGGGGATGGGAGCCCCGCAGCACCCCGCGCCCCGCTGA
- the P2RX2 gene encoding P2X purinoceptor 2 isoform X2, whose protein sequence is MGPGCRRAVSSYSSPQVVVVRDGRLGTAYRALQLLVLLYFIGYVFIVQKGYQERETGPESSVITKVKGVTQSLSKVWDVGEYVAPPEGGSSFSILTRVEVSAAQAMGTCHEGPSAACHSEQDCVSGAMDASHHGVRTGRCVPGGSGRSCEVLAWCPLHGGSSSESLAEMAAQFTILIKNHVRFPRFGFSKANIQAAESHYLKSCTFNATSALYCPIFRLGFLAEQAGEDFAVLAEKGGVIGVIISWDCNLDLPDTECNPRYSFRRLDPKGALASPGYNYRFAKYYSWNGTCTRVLTKAYGIRVDVIVQGQAGKFSLIPTVITLATALTSVGLGSFLCDWVLLCCMDKERRYSSRKFEQVPLG, encoded by the exons aTGGGGCCGGGCTGCCGGCGGGCGGTGAGCAGCTATTCCAGCCcgcaggtggtggtggtgcgGGACGGGCGCCTCGGCACCGCGTATCGggcactgcagctcctggtgctgctctACTTCATCGG GTATGTGTTCATCGTGCAGAAGGGCTACCAGGAGCGAGAAACGGGCCCGGAGAGCTCCGTCATCACCAAGGTCAAGGGCGTGACGCAGTCATTGAGCAAGGTCTGGGATGTCGGGGAGTACGTGGCCCCCCCCGAG GGTGGGAGCAGCTTCAGCATCCTAACACGGGTGGAGGTGAGCGCTGCCCAGGCCATGGGGACGTGCCACGAG GGTCCCAGCGCTGCATGCCACTCAGAACAGGACTGTGTCTCCGGGGCCATGGATGCATCCCACCACG GTGTGAGGACGGGGCGCTGCGTGCCCGGGGGCAGTGGGAGGAGCTGCGAGGTGCTGGCCTGGTGCCCGCTgcatggaggcagcagcag CGAGTCCCTGGCAGAGATGGCAGCGCAGTTCACCATCCTCATCAAGAACCACGTCCGCTTCCCCCGCTTCGGCTTCTCCAA GGCCAACATTCAGGCTGCCGAGAGCCACTACCTGAAGAGCTGCACCTTCAATGCCACCTCCGCACTGTACTGCCCCATCTTCAGGCTGGGCTTCCTGGCTGAGCAGGCGGGCGAGGActttgcagtgctggctgagaAG GGTGGGGTGATCGGTGTCATCATCAGCTGGGACTGCAACCTGGACCTGCCTGACACTGAGTGCAATCCGCGCTACTCCTTCCGCCGCCTCGACCCCAAAGGGGCTTTGGCATCCCCAGGCTACAACTACAG GTTTGCCAAGTACTACAGCTGGAACGGGACCTGCACGCGGGTACTGACCAAGGCCTATGGGATCCGTGTGGATGTGATtgtgcaaggccaggcagggaagTTCAGCCTCATCCCCACGGTCATCACCTTGGCCACCGCGCTCACCTCGGTGGGACTG GGCTCCTTCCTCTGCgactgggtgctgctgtgctgcatggacAAGGAGCGGCGGTACAGCAGCAGGAAATTCGAGCAGGTACCGTTGGGCTGA
- the P2RX2 gene encoding P2X purinoceptor 2 isoform X1: protein MGPGCRRAVSSYSSPQVVVVRDGRLGTAYRALQLLVLLYFIGYVFIVQKGYQERETGPESSVITKVKGVTQSLSKVWDVGEYVAPPEGGSSFSILTRVEVSAAQAMGTCHEGPSAACHSEQDCVSGAMDASHHGVRTGRCVPGGSGRSCEVLAWCPLHGGSSSESLAEMAAQFTILIKNHVRFPRFGFSKANIQAAESHYLKSCTFNATSALYCPIFRLGFLAEQAGEDFAVLAEKGGVIGVIISWDCNLDLPDTECNPRYSFRRLDPKGALASPGYNYSPHPCACMPPRFAKYYSWNGTCTRVLTKAYGIRVDVIVQGQAGKFSLIPTVITLATALTSVGLGSFLCDWVLLCCMDKERRYSSRKFEQVPLG, encoded by the exons aTGGGGCCGGGCTGCCGGCGGGCGGTGAGCAGCTATTCCAGCCcgcaggtggtggtggtgcgGGACGGGCGCCTCGGCACCGCGTATCGggcactgcagctcctggtgctgctctACTTCATCGG GTATGTGTTCATCGTGCAGAAGGGCTACCAGGAGCGAGAAACGGGCCCGGAGAGCTCCGTCATCACCAAGGTCAAGGGCGTGACGCAGTCATTGAGCAAGGTCTGGGATGTCGGGGAGTACGTGGCCCCCCCCGAG GGTGGGAGCAGCTTCAGCATCCTAACACGGGTGGAGGTGAGCGCTGCCCAGGCCATGGGGACGTGCCACGAG GGTCCCAGCGCTGCATGCCACTCAGAACAGGACTGTGTCTCCGGGGCCATGGATGCATCCCACCACG GTGTGAGGACGGGGCGCTGCGTGCCCGGGGGCAGTGGGAGGAGCTGCGAGGTGCTGGCCTGGTGCCCGCTgcatggaggcagcagcag CGAGTCCCTGGCAGAGATGGCAGCGCAGTTCACCATCCTCATCAAGAACCACGTCCGCTTCCCCCGCTTCGGCTTCTCCAA GGCCAACATTCAGGCTGCCGAGAGCCACTACCTGAAGAGCTGCACCTTCAATGCCACCTCCGCACTGTACTGCCCCATCTTCAGGCTGGGCTTCCTGGCTGAGCAGGCGGGCGAGGActttgcagtgctggctgagaAG GGTGGGGTGATCGGTGTCATCATCAGCTGGGACTGCAACCTGGACCTGCCTGACACTGAGTGCAATCCGCGCTACTCCTTCCGCCGCCTCGACCCCAAAGGGGCTTTGGCATCCCCAGGCTACAACTACAG ccctcaccCCTGTGCCTGCATGCCCCCCAGGTTTGCCAAGTACTACAGCTGGAACGGGACCTGCACGCGGGTACTGACCAAGGCCTATGGGATCCGTGTGGATGTGATtgtgcaaggccaggcagggaagTTCAGCCTCATCCCCACGGTCATCACCTTGGCCACCGCGCTCACCTCGGTGGGACTG GGCTCCTTCCTCTGCgactgggtgctgctgtgctgcatggacAAGGAGCGGCGGTACAGCAGCAGGAAATTCGAGCAGGTACCGTTGGGCTGA
- the P2RX2 gene encoding P2X purinoceptor 2 isoform X3, whose amino-acid sequence MGPGCRRAVSSYSSPQVVVVRDGRLGTAYRALQLLVLLYFIGYVFIVQKGYQERETGPESSVITKVKGVTQSLSKVWDVGEYVAPPEGPSAACHSEQDCVSGAMDASHHGVRTGRCVPGGSGRSCEVLAWCPLHGGSSSESLAEMAAQFTILIKNHVRFPRFGFSKANIQAAESHYLKSCTFNATSALYCPIFRLGFLAEQAGEDFAVLAEKGGVIGVIISWDCNLDLPDTECNPRYSFRRLDPKGALASPGYNYRFAKYYSWNGTCTRVLTKAYGIRVDVIVQGQAGKFSLIPTVITLATALTSVGLGSFLCDWVLLCCMDKERRYSSRKFEQVPLG is encoded by the exons aTGGGGCCGGGCTGCCGGCGGGCGGTGAGCAGCTATTCCAGCCcgcaggtggtggtggtgcgGGACGGGCGCCTCGGCACCGCGTATCGggcactgcagctcctggtgctgctctACTTCATCGG GTATGTGTTCATCGTGCAGAAGGGCTACCAGGAGCGAGAAACGGGCCCGGAGAGCTCCGTCATCACCAAGGTCAAGGGCGTGACGCAGTCATTGAGCAAGGTCTGGGATGTCGGGGAGTACGTGGCCCCCCCCGAG GGTCCCAGCGCTGCATGCCACTCAGAACAGGACTGTGTCTCCGGGGCCATGGATGCATCCCACCACG GTGTGAGGACGGGGCGCTGCGTGCCCGGGGGCAGTGGGAGGAGCTGCGAGGTGCTGGCCTGGTGCCCGCTgcatggaggcagcagcag CGAGTCCCTGGCAGAGATGGCAGCGCAGTTCACCATCCTCATCAAGAACCACGTCCGCTTCCCCCGCTTCGGCTTCTCCAA GGCCAACATTCAGGCTGCCGAGAGCCACTACCTGAAGAGCTGCACCTTCAATGCCACCTCCGCACTGTACTGCCCCATCTTCAGGCTGGGCTTCCTGGCTGAGCAGGCGGGCGAGGActttgcagtgctggctgagaAG GGTGGGGTGATCGGTGTCATCATCAGCTGGGACTGCAACCTGGACCTGCCTGACACTGAGTGCAATCCGCGCTACTCCTTCCGCCGCCTCGACCCCAAAGGGGCTTTGGCATCCCCAGGCTACAACTACAG GTTTGCCAAGTACTACAGCTGGAACGGGACCTGCACGCGGGTACTGACCAAGGCCTATGGGATCCGTGTGGATGTGATtgtgcaaggccaggcagggaagTTCAGCCTCATCCCCACGGTCATCACCTTGGCCACCGCGCTCACCTCGGTGGGACTG GGCTCCTTCCTCTGCgactgggtgctgctgtgctgcatggacAAGGAGCGGCGGTACAGCAGCAGGAAATTCGAGCAGGTACCGTTGGGCTGA